Proteins encoded by one window of Bacteroidota bacterium:
- a CDS encoding DEAD/DEAH box helicase family protein, whose protein sequence is MSPLRVSEAQTRYSLIDPQLRTAGWNLADHTQVRIEIPVAGYDASPAQGFTDYCLYASNGDVLAVVEAKRTSRDPRVGKQQVLDYVTAIGTTQSHRPFAFMANGEDVFFWDTEAGAERHVAGFFRREDLERLLFLKQNRKPINTITINDTIVNRSYQIEAIRRISEAIEKKKKRKALLVMATGTGKTRTTMALIDVFLRAHQAQRVLFLADRDALVEQALTDGFKVHLPHEARARIRTYAIDRTKRVYVSTLQTLEMCYSKFSPAEFDLIVADECHRSIYNKATDVLAYFDAIQIGLTATPAEFVDRDTFKFFDSDPAKEGGAGGRIPTFNYPFSDAVKEGYLVDFDVYSAQTKFQRKGIKGVDLSEEDKESLRKRGIDPEDVNYEGTDLEKKVTNKDTLCRQWEEFMDVCLKDSSGQLPAKSIVFAITHKHAMRLADAFNEMYPEYDGKLVQVITSKMERAPTLLDTFKKQDLPRIAISVDMLDTGVDFPEVVNLAFMKPINSQIKFWQMIGRGTRSHEACKRLDWLPNREKDKFLIVDFWENFEHFNMMPKDGETTGQIPVLVSIFNTRLTKLEVLFASDESLRGALAQSAPSTGSGASLSAGSGTGRSPRLAAAEAQSNRTSPTPELVEGVDAADTRRIITDLRALIARIPQESYSVKLAMKEVREAWQDDFWRYITAAKIEFLRMKVAPLLRFVPHVKPAKEFFVSKMERCGLALLHGRTSRQTWNRSEKMYV, encoded by the coding sequence ATGTCACCACTCCGCGTCTCCGAAGCCCAAACACGCTATTCCCTCATCGATCCGCAACTCCGCACTGCGGGCTGGAACCTTGCCGACCATACGCAGGTCCGCATTGAGATTCCCGTAGCAGGCTACGACGCCTCACCGGCACAGGGCTTCACCGACTACTGTCTGTATGCATCCAACGGCGACGTCCTCGCTGTCGTCGAAGCCAAGCGTACGAGCCGCGACCCGCGTGTGGGCAAGCAGCAAGTGCTCGACTACGTCACAGCGATTGGCACAACGCAATCCCACCGCCCCTTTGCATTCATGGCAAACGGCGAGGATGTGTTCTTCTGGGACACTGAAGCCGGAGCCGAGCGGCATGTTGCAGGATTCTTCCGGCGTGAAGACCTTGAACGACTTTTGTTTCTAAAGCAAAACCGCAAACCCATCAACACTATCACGATCAATGATACGATTGTGAATCGCTCGTATCAGATCGAAGCCATTCGCAGAATCTCGGAAGCCATCGAGAAGAAGAAAAAGCGCAAAGCTCTCCTCGTGATGGCAACCGGCACGGGCAAAACCCGGACGACCATGGCGCTAATCGATGTCTTTCTCCGTGCACATCAGGCGCAGCGTGTGTTGTTCCTTGCAGACCGTGACGCCCTTGTGGAGCAGGCGCTCACCGACGGGTTCAAAGTCCATTTGCCGCACGAGGCACGCGCACGCATCAGGACGTATGCAATTGACCGTACCAAACGTGTCTATGTCTCGACGCTGCAAACTCTTGAGATGTGCTACAGTAAATTCAGTCCTGCAGAGTTCGACCTCATCGTTGCGGACGAGTGCCACCGCTCGATCTACAACAAGGCAACGGATGTGCTCGCCTACTTCGATGCGATTCAGATCGGACTCACGGCAACACCGGCGGAGTTCGTTGACAGGGATACGTTCAAGTTTTTTGATTCTGACCCCGCCAAAGAAGGCGGGGCAGGCGGCCGCATCCCGACATTCAACTACCCGTTCTCCGATGCGGTGAAGGAGGGGTACCTCGTTGACTTCGACGTCTATTCGGCGCAGACGAAATTCCAGCGCAAAGGCATCAAGGGAGTTGACCTCAGCGAAGAGGACAAGGAGTCTCTGCGCAAGCGGGGCATCGACCCTGAGGATGTCAACTATGAGGGAACCGATCTTGAGAAGAAGGTCACCAACAAGGATACACTCTGCCGCCAGTGGGAAGAGTTCATGGATGTCTGTCTCAAGGATTCCTCCGGACAGCTTCCCGCCAAGAGCATCGTCTTTGCGATTACACACAAGCACGCCATGCGTCTTGCGGATGCGTTCAACGAGATGTATCCCGAGTACGACGGCAAGCTTGTGCAGGTGATCACCTCAAAGATGGAGCGTGCGCCGACGCTTCTCGATACCTTCAAGAAGCAGGACCTTCCCCGCATTGCCATCTCGGTGGATATGCTCGACACCGGCGTGGACTTTCCCGAAGTGGTGAACCTTGCGTTCATGAAGCCGATCAACTCGCAGATCAAGTTCTGGCAGATGATCGGGAGAGGAACACGCAGCCACGAAGCGTGCAAGCGACTGGATTGGCTCCCAAACCGTGAGAAGGACAAGTTTCTTATCGTGGACTTCTGGGAGAACTTCGAGCATTTCAACATGATGCCGAAGGACGGCGAAACCACTGGACAGATACCGGTGTTGGTGAGCATTTTCAATACGCGCCTCACCAAGCTTGAGGTGCTGTTCGCAAGCGACGAGTCATTGCGAGGAGCGCTGGCACAATCGGCCCCTTCGACAGGCTCAGGGGCCTCCCTTTCAGCAGGCTCGGGGACCGGCCGCTCGCCACGATTAGCGGCCGCGGAGGCCCAGAGTAATCGCACGAGTCCGACGCCTGAGCTTGTCGAAGGCGTCGATGCAGCTGACACCCGTCGCATCATCACCGACCTCCGTGCACTCATTGCCCGCATCCCACAAGAATCCTACTCGGTGAAGTTAGCAATGAAGGAAGTCCGCGAGGCGTGGCAGGACGACTTCTGGCGATACATCACCGCTGCAAAGATCGAGTTCCTCCGGATGAAAGTTGCGCCGCTTCTCCGGTTTGTGCCGCATGTAAAGCCAGCGAAAGAGTTCTTTGTGAGCAAGATGGAGCGCTGTGGATTGGCCCTGTTGCATGGAAGAACATCAAGACAGACATGGAATCGATCAGAGAAGATGTATGTTTAG
- a CDS encoding site-specific DNA-methyltransferase has protein sequence MVKKKKKPIIEQLFSPNADVVLFKGDARDLLKSVPNDSIQLIVTSPPYNVGKEYEQVKNIKEYLEEQREVIELCVDRLKPTGSLCWQVGNYVSTNSEIIPLDVLLYQVFKDNGLLLRNRIVWHFEHGLHSQRRFSGRYETILWFTKDTNDYYFDLDSVRVPQKYPGKRSFRGPNAGKYSGHPDGKNPTDFWAHEFTSTIWDIPNVKANHVEKTDHPCQFPIGMIQRLIRAFTKKGDWVLDPFMGSGTTSCAAILEKRRPIGAEILPRYHRIALKRTRDAWNGTLKFRPYDKPIYQPKPGSKLTLREPELEN, from the coding sequence ATAGTGAAAAAGAAAAAGAAGCCAATTATCGAACAGCTATTCAGCCCAAATGCTGATGTTGTTCTCTTCAAAGGTGATGCAAGGGATCTTCTGAAGAGTGTGCCTAACGATTCAATACAACTGATCGTGACTTCGCCTCCATACAATGTGGGCAAAGAGTACGAACAGGTAAAGAATATCAAAGAGTATCTAGAGGAACAGAGGGAGGTCATAGAGTTATGTGTGGATCGATTGAAGCCAACTGGGAGTCTGTGCTGGCAGGTAGGAAACTATGTTTCGACTAATTCCGAAATCATCCCGCTGGACGTACTGCTATATCAGGTATTCAAGGACAATGGTCTTCTATTGCGTAATAGAATTGTTTGGCACTTTGAACATGGTTTGCACAGCCAAAGAAGGTTTAGCGGGAGGTATGAAACGATATTGTGGTTTACGAAAGACACCAACGATTACTATTTCGACCTAGACTCTGTAAGGGTTCCCCAAAAGTATCCAGGAAAACGGTCGTTCAGGGGACCCAATGCGGGCAAGTACTCAGGTCATCCAGACGGAAAGAACCCAACCGACTTTTGGGCTCATGAATTCACATCGACGATATGGGATATTCCAAACGTTAAAGCCAATCATGTAGAAAAGACTGACCATCCTTGCCAGTTTCCAATTGGAATGATTCAACGTCTGATAAGAGCCTTCACTAAGAAAGGTGATTGGGTATTAGATCCGTTTATGGGCTCTGGAACGACATCTTGTGCAGCCATTCTTGAAAAGAGAAGACCAATCGGTGCGGAGATACTCCCAAGGTATCACCGAATCGCTTTGAAGAGGACACGAGATGCGTGGAACGGTACTTTGAAATTTAGGCCATATGATAAGCCAATCTATCAACCAAAACCTGGAAGCAAACTAACTTTGAGGGAACCCGAGCTTGAGAATTAG
- a CDS encoding restriction endonuclease gives MNGKGILESKGVLLNEIVEVLSDHTLRFESGRSSAIKQATSRKLNKCGWADTIRIGTSNLSINFMKDRVGLCLQLGNVARTYADILKMQYLYEKKVIDVGIIAVPVYEASKQLGANYAEYGRLTKELKLFQAFVTGPIVVFGLAS, from the coding sequence ATGAACGGCAAAGGGATTTTGGAGTCCAAAGGAGTCTTGCTGAATGAAATCGTCGAGGTACTCTCAGACCATACTCTGCGATTTGAAAGCGGCAGGTCGTCAGCAATAAAGCAAGCTACATCAAGAAAACTGAACAAGTGTGGATGGGCCGATACTATTAGAATAGGTACGTCAAATCTTAGCATCAATTTCATGAAAGATCGAGTGGGGCTTTGCCTCCAATTGGGCAATGTCGCCCGAACTTATGCAGATATTCTGAAAATGCAGTATCTCTACGAGAAAAAAGTCATCGATGTTGGGATTATCGCTGTCCCGGTTTATGAAGCGTCTAAGCAACTGGGTGCGAACTACGCAGAATACGGCCGCCTTACGAAAGAGTTGAAGCTCTTTCAAGCATTCGTCACTGGCCCTATAGTTGTTTTCGGTCTAGCTTCATAG
- a CDS encoding DEAD/DEAH box helicase yields the protein MAIHAILRSKKVVTNLLVVAPRNAFISWEDELSLCFEGDLMKATRLTGGRERISDLLRDNPSISLITYHQLPTVINELLVFLQRNKVHLVLDESHRIKSGPPGVHFSAVIRMATLGIRRDILSGTPMPQSYNDLVPQFDFLWPGSHVLEPSKFNSATEEQHQYVNRRIKPIYARTTKKELGLPEVKRVNTSVTLGAIQRELYGFLRSEAARVLSGMGKEQVVRFRELGRQAVHLLQLASNPMLISSSDEYPNETYPIPSDSRAWELFYDFSKYEHPAKVEYAVRRTKEITSHGNKVVLWSSFVRNIELLENLLSNLNPVSIHGGVDTGSELELESREGRIRRFHVDSECKVLIANPAACGEGISLHRVCHHALYLDRTFNAAHYLQSVDRIHRLGLPPGVITHVEILQAHDTIDQVVDNRLKEKIAAMAQVLDDPDLRALAYDPEDVVEDMPAGIDTRDIAEIQNHILSGA from the coding sequence TTGGCGATCCACGCAATACTAAGGAGCAAAAAGGTAGTCACAAATCTTCTTGTAGTTGCTCCAAGGAATGCATTCATCTCCTGGGAAGACGAGCTATCCCTTTGCTTTGAGGGTGATCTCATGAAAGCAACGAGGTTGACAGGAGGGCGAGAAAGAATATCCGACCTTCTCAGAGATAATCCATCGATTTCTCTGATTACCTATCATCAGCTACCAACAGTGATTAACGAGTTGCTTGTCTTCTTGCAGAGAAACAAAGTTCATCTAGTCCTTGACGAATCTCATCGGATTAAGAGCGGTCCGCCTGGTGTTCATTTCTCTGCTGTTATCAGGATGGCGACCTTGGGCATACGCAGAGATATTCTGTCGGGTACTCCCATGCCTCAATCCTACAACGATTTGGTCCCCCAGTTTGATTTCCTATGGCCCGGGTCTCATGTGTTGGAACCGTCGAAGTTCAATTCGGCAACTGAAGAGCAGCACCAGTATGTTAACAGACGAATCAAGCCCATCTACGCGAGGACTACAAAGAAAGAACTAGGGTTACCCGAGGTCAAGAGGGTCAATACAAGCGTGACACTGGGCGCGATACAACGCGAGCTCTACGGGTTTCTGCGCTCCGAGGCAGCGCGCGTTCTTTCAGGGATGGGCAAGGAACAGGTTGTTAGATTCAGGGAACTGGGCAGGCAAGCGGTTCACCTGCTTCAGCTGGCATCCAACCCGATGTTGATTTCCTCGAGCGATGAGTACCCTAACGAAACCTATCCCATTCCTTCTGACTCACGAGCGTGGGAGCTCTTTTACGATTTCTCCAAATACGAACACCCGGCGAAAGTAGAATATGCTGTTCGACGGACAAAGGAAATTACTTCTCACGGCAATAAGGTCGTTTTGTGGTCCTCGTTTGTTAGGAACATAGAGTTGTTGGAAAACTTGTTAAGCAACCTGAATCCAGTCTCAATCCATGGTGGGGTAGACACAGGCAGTGAATTGGAATTGGAATCTAGGGAGGGGCGAATCCGGCGATTTCATGTGGACAGTGAATGCAAAGTATTGATTGCAAATCCTGCTGCTTGTGGTGAGGGAATCAGCCTGCACAGGGTATGTCACCATGCTCTGTATCTGGACAGGACATTTAACGCCGCGCATTACCTACAATCAGTTGACAGGATTCACCGCCTTGGACTCCCTCCGGGTGTCATAACGCATGTTGAGATCCTGCAAGCTCATGATACTATTGACCAAGTTGTAGATAATAGGCTGAAGGAGAAGATAGCAGCAATGGCCCAGGTCCTGGATGACCCTGATCTGAGGGCTTTGGCATACGACCCCGAAGATGTCGTTGAAGACATGCCCGCAGGGATTGACACCAGAGACATAGCAGAGATTCAGAATCACATCTTGAGTGGAGCATAG
- a CDS encoding DUF3883 domain-containing protein, with protein sequence MPTVSPGRITAVWVILKVAARRSVKLKRDLLAVAGNTSLRGGTLPLLDGFELAILAGFLKTDADNVELTERGFAIQSSCNTDEPSQEIIRSILMTLILQLMPRWTWFVTRPLQERLSAVPADWLEVLRLADLIDQPLSESSSSWWRHLQLEIREIDRRLRNKIGRRGEEMTIQFEKERLDSQALPELSSNIKWKSLESDEFGYDVASFAGLSPFNADSPELDILIEVKSTSTKADQIFRLYLSRNEWEVALLNANRYFFFLWRGVDPNATAPHIDGPLIVPASIVCQHAPRDVTGSGQWTNCRIELDINGMVSEILRV encoded by the coding sequence ATGCCAACTGTCTCTCCTGGAAGAATCACGGCGGTGTGGGTTATCCTAAAGGTTGCTGCTCGGCGCTCAGTAAAACTGAAGAGAGATCTTCTCGCTGTTGCTGGCAACACATCTTTGCGTGGTGGCACTTTACCTTTACTAGATGGCTTCGAACTTGCAATACTTGCTGGCTTCTTGAAGACAGATGCCGACAATGTTGAGCTAACAGAGAGGGGATTCGCAATACAATCGTCGTGTAATACGGATGAACCAAGTCAAGAAATTATTAGAAGCATCTTGATGACTCTCATCCTACAACTTATGCCTCGGTGGACCTGGTTCGTGACGAGACCCTTGCAGGAACGTCTTTCAGCGGTTCCGGCTGATTGGCTTGAAGTTTTGCGACTTGCGGATCTAATTGATCAACCGCTTTCGGAATCTTCGTCAAGTTGGTGGAGGCACCTTCAGCTCGAGATTAGGGAGATCGACCGACGTCTTCGAAATAAAATTGGAAGACGTGGGGAGGAGATGACGATCCAATTTGAGAAAGAGAGACTGGATTCTCAAGCCCTACCTGAGTTGTCATCCAACATCAAATGGAAGTCCCTTGAGAGTGATGAATTCGGGTATGATGTAGCCTCATTTGCAGGTCTCTCTCCATTCAATGCTGACAGTCCAGAGCTAGATATCCTCATTGAAGTGAAATCGACTTCCACAAAAGCTGATCAGATCTTTCGACTTTACCTGTCGCGCAACGAATGGGAAGTTGCATTATTGAATGCAAATCGGTACTTCTTTTTCTTATGGAGAGGGGTCGACCCAAATGCAACCGCACCTCACATCGACGGGCCATTAATTGTTCCCGCCTCTATTGTATGTCAACACGCTCCAAGAGATGTGACGGGTTCAGGTCAGTGGACCAATTGCCGGATCGAACTAGATATCAACGGAATGGTTTCCGAGATTCTCCGAGTTTGA
- a CDS encoding four helix bundle protein: protein MNSDELKKRTKLFALAVIGLVESLPPVKTSDVLGKQLLRSATSVGANYRAACRARSKPDFISKIAVVEEEADESLYWLELLGESGLVKGADLLPILKEADELTAIFTAAAKTAKAKR from the coding sequence GTGAACTCGGATGAATTGAAGAAACGAACAAAGCTGTTTGCGCTGGCAGTTATCGGTCTTGTAGAATCCTTACCGCCAGTGAAAACGTCAGATGTGCTTGGGAAGCAACTGCTACGCTCTGCAACCTCTGTCGGCGCGAATTACCGAGCAGCATGCCGTGCCCGGTCGAAACCGGATTTCATCTCAAAGATTGCAGTGGTCGAAGAAGAAGCCGATGAATCTCTCTATTGGCTCGAACTGCTGGGCGAAAGCGGACTCGTCAAAGGAGCCGACCTGTTGCCAATTCTCAAAGAGGCTGATGAGTTGACGGCGATCTTCACAGCAGCAGCAAAGACGGCGAAAGCTAAGCGATAG
- a CDS encoding SIR2 family protein has translation MNAEIRAKTQGSQLQSLVDSLKDRYLASASKDDVRDKIVFVLGAAASFGSEMPSWEVIRKQIFDTAADVFRDKEIFANEVSRKLAPIIGPPPPGVHAQDFLEKATIEQILSVACETEVLADRVRQLLRKNYWREKEPGLGEAPQLAYEIIAHFLKHRFIDDVVTFNFDEVLDHAVRNELDNESYEIIISDKQFVEASGKRRNFSHVIKLHGTISIPQSLRFTRDETRVMSPEMVRLLDRAFFGGPDEPDPRSRIHLVSFGYSWRDADFLNWVISRIGQVNHLTIVTRSGEASDLLQTMFRIHDDLRQKTSFVGTQKLCDTECTIDHLMWAIWNSIESAWVDKEPFVPAARHILLGYLFGRRADHSPRYVHTSEKRLEFELFLHLLKCKGMMNISVVSEDPRIALCSSLYKKSGSDLIDIDGSIRFVPVSPSPNAHIKETFLSGCSNFNDLTRRLLQRLSEAEDHVSRPRIDAERMIFDTIDKNEFLTAEMKKVFHGPEIEVVSARETKSQWLFKRPKTCSTYYEMQIETKKILTSDWELLLSISESGKWLFDKRILDLLRERKGLLLMINAGGDDFDDFDLWKEINAELKGMEASLKLEVLRTRVPWWRHNRHVTLTINRGQPTAGLYFQRRLKASRISPVVLTHENDCIELLLIFMSYLLRSFSIHYERTEDDLVESLLIAAIIVDVAQKTRCSRADLRTRLDTISEKIRSEFRDIKRRYVSADLPLSDSNLEKFTTRVDKKFRDHGLTLLD, from the coding sequence ATGAATGCTGAGATTCGCGCGAAGACGCAGGGTAGCCAGCTTCAATCGCTAGTTGACTCGCTGAAGGACCGATATCTTGCCTCGGCCTCTAAGGACGATGTGCGTGATAAAATTGTGTTTGTTTTAGGTGCTGCGGCCTCCTTTGGTTCGGAGATGCCCAGTTGGGAAGTAATAAGAAAGCAAATATTTGATACTGCGGCAGACGTTTTCCGAGACAAGGAGATCTTTGCAAATGAAGTCAGCCGTAAGCTGGCGCCAATAATCGGCCCACCTCCTCCAGGCGTTCATGCCCAAGATTTTCTCGAGAAAGCAACTATCGAACAGATACTAAGTGTGGCTTGCGAGACTGAGGTGCTGGCGGACAGGGTTAGGCAACTTCTCAGGAAAAACTACTGGAGAGAAAAGGAGCCTGGCCTTGGTGAAGCTCCGCAACTAGCGTACGAGATTATTGCTCATTTTCTCAAGCACCGGTTTATTGATGATGTGGTCACATTCAATTTCGATGAGGTACTCGACCATGCCGTCCGCAACGAACTTGACAATGAATCATATGAGATTATAATCTCGGACAAACAGTTTGTAGAAGCGAGTGGAAAGAGGAGAAATTTCTCTCACGTCATTAAACTGCACGGCACTATTTCTATACCACAATCCCTCAGGTTTACACGTGACGAAACGAGGGTCATGTCCCCGGAGATGGTTCGACTGTTGGACAGAGCGTTTTTTGGAGGTCCAGATGAACCTGATCCCCGTTCAAGGATTCATCTCGTGAGTTTTGGATATTCTTGGAGGGACGCTGATTTCTTAAATTGGGTGATTTCGCGAATAGGGCAAGTGAATCACTTGACTATCGTAACACGAAGTGGCGAGGCATCTGACCTACTTCAAACCATGTTTAGAATACATGATGATCTACGACAGAAAACATCATTTGTGGGCACTCAGAAGCTATGTGATACAGAATGCACAATTGACCACCTGATGTGGGCAATATGGAATTCGATTGAATCAGCTTGGGTTGACAAAGAACCATTTGTGCCCGCAGCACGTCACATCTTACTAGGGTATCTATTCGGTCGACGCGCAGACCACAGCCCTCGATATGTGCACACGTCCGAGAAGCGGCTGGAATTTGAGTTGTTCCTACATCTGCTGAAGTGCAAAGGAATGATGAACATTTCGGTGGTGTCAGAGGATCCTCGAATTGCCCTCTGCTCGTCGCTGTATAAGAAGAGCGGGAGTGACCTCATAGACATCGATGGCAGCATCAGGTTCGTTCCAGTTTCACCCAGCCCCAATGCTCATATCAAAGAGACTTTTCTATCGGGATGCAGTAATTTCAATGATCTGACAAGGCGCCTCCTGCAAAGATTGTCAGAGGCCGAGGATCATGTATCCAGGCCAAGAATAGATGCAGAACGAATGATCTTTGATACGATAGACAAGAACGAATTCCTCACAGCTGAAATGAAGAAGGTCTTTCATGGCCCCGAGATCGAGGTCGTATCAGCTCGTGAGACAAAAAGTCAATGGCTCTTCAAACGACCAAAAACCTGCAGTACCTACTATGAGATGCAGATAGAAACAAAGAAAATACTTACATCGGATTGGGAACTGCTGCTTTCAATATCTGAGTCCGGGAAGTGGCTTTTCGACAAAAGGATCCTTGATCTGCTGAGAGAGAGAAAGGGGCTTCTGCTCATGATAAATGCTGGCGGCGATGATTTCGATGACTTCGATCTTTGGAAAGAAATTAATGCTGAATTGAAAGGGATGGAAGCCAGTCTTAAGCTTGAGGTTCTGAGGACAAGAGTTCCGTGGTGGCGTCACAACCGGCACGTGACTCTTACAATAAATAGAGGCCAACCTACGGCTGGATTGTATTTTCAAAGACGGCTAAAAGCTTCTAGAATATCACCCGTAGTTTTGACTCACGAGAATGATTGTATTGAGTTATTGCTCATATTCATGTCTTACTTATTGCGTAGTTTTTCAATCCATTACGAAAGAACCGAGGATGACCTGGTCGAGTCTCTCCTAATTGCAGCGATCATAGTCGACGTAGCGCAGAAAACACGATGTAGTCGAGCGGATTTGAGGACGCGCCTAGACACCATCTCTGAAAAGATCAGATCCGAATTTCGTGATATAAAGAGACGATATGTTTCGGCGGATCTCCCGCTTTCTGACTCGAATCTTGAAAAATTCACTACAAGAGTGGATAAGAAATTCAGAGACCATGGCCTGACGTTACTAGATTGA
- a CDS encoding fatty acid desaturase, which translates to MPSQRQFSPLAIADYARPNLRSAILQLLNTLVPYAGLWVVLVLLVRNGYPFWVILPPMIVTAGFLVRIFIIFHDCCHGSFFSSRRANRILGYVTGLLTFTPFEQWRRSHARHHDTVGNLDRRGTGDVWTLTVEEYRASTTRKRFLYRLIRNPVILLGFGPLVLFPIVYRFYDKQDGRRERISVVVTDLLIAGAVTLAALTIGIRTFALIQIPLSLLAGGMGIWLFYVQHQFEGVYWARQEKWEPTKAALDGSSYLKLPMVLQWFTGHIGLHHIHHIQQRIPNYRLQHCFDATPALQTIAPMTIWKGLKCLKLKLWDEEKGMLVGYPLLK; encoded by the coding sequence ATGCCTTCACAACGTCAATTCAGTCCGCTCGCGATTGCGGACTATGCCCGGCCAAACCTCCGCTCTGCAATCCTCCAGCTGCTCAATACACTAGTTCCGTACGCAGGACTTTGGGTCGTACTGGTACTATTGGTCCGGAACGGCTATCCGTTTTGGGTGATACTACCACCGATGATTGTGACAGCAGGTTTTCTGGTACGTATCTTCATCATCTTTCACGATTGCTGTCATGGATCGTTCTTCTCATCCCGCCGGGCAAACAGAATTCTCGGATATGTTACCGGCCTGCTGACGTTCACCCCGTTCGAACAATGGCGTCGCTCTCACGCCCGCCATCATGACACGGTGGGAAATCTTGATCGCCGGGGAACGGGGGACGTCTGGACTCTGACGGTAGAGGAGTATCGTGCCTCGACAACACGCAAACGATTCCTGTACCGGCTCATTCGCAATCCGGTCATCCTGCTGGGATTTGGACCGCTTGTTCTTTTCCCGATCGTGTACAGGTTTTACGACAAACAGGATGGACGGCGCGAACGCATTTCTGTTGTCGTAACAGACCTTCTCATTGCGGGGGCTGTGACACTGGCTGCGTTGACCATCGGCATTCGGACATTCGCCTTGATTCAAATTCCTCTTTCCCTCCTTGCGGGCGGCATGGGAATCTGGTTGTTCTATGTGCAACATCAATTCGAGGGAGTGTATTGGGCGCGACAGGAGAAGTGGGAGCCGACAAAAGCAGCGTTGGACGGAAGCTCGTATCTCAAATTGCCAATGGTGCTTCAGTGGTTCACGGGACACATCGGCCTGCATCACATCCATCACATTCAGCAACGTATTCCCAATTATCGCCTGCAGCACTGTTTTGATGCGACGCCTGCACTACAAACAATCGCACCGATGACAATCTGGAAAGGATTGAAGTGCCTGAAGTTGAAGCTGTGGGATGAGGAAAAAGGAATGCTTGTGGGGTATCCCCTATTGAAGTGA
- a CDS encoding SAM-dependent DNA methyltransferase — MAENDIPDIVEQWKTRRGEVPSTSLRAGPSPKSRQGDETSPLRMAAEPTASYRHDRKGKCFLVPADEIRANKYDLSISRYKEIEHKEIKYEKPHVIMEKVLALEGEIAKDVEEIKRMIA, encoded by the coding sequence GTGGCGGAGAATGATATACCGGATATTGTTGAACAATGGAAAACCCGTAGGGGCGAGGTCCCTTCGACTTCGCTCAGGGCAGGCCCCTCGCCCAAATCGAGGCAGGGCGACGAAACGTCGCCCCTACGGATGGCTGCGGAACCCACGGCGTCCTACCGGCACGACCGTAAGGGCAAATGCTTCCTCGTCCCCGCCGATGAAATACGTGCGAACAAATATGACCTCTCCATCTCGCGGTACAAAGAGATCGAGCACAAGGAAATCAAATACGAAAAGCCGCACGTGATTATGGAAAAGGTGCTGGCGCTGGAGGGGGAAATAGCGAAGGATGTGGAGGAAATAAAACGCATGATAGCGTAG